One genomic segment of Pseudonocardia sp. T1-2H includes these proteins:
- the ribA gene encoding GTP cyclohydrolase II gives MTEAEVVAVCRSIHREGWVPQVVRKTRELERAAQAVRSAVEALASGGLVVVADDHERENEGDLIAAGALITADAVAFMVRHTTGILCAPMPAARARELGLGDMVPKNTDPHGTAFTITVDHGSCGTGVSAQDRALTLQALADPAAVASEFTRPGHIFPLKAREGGVLTRPGHTEAAVDLLHRTDLPPVAVISEIIDEDGDMARGDTLKRFAAEHGLPFLTIADLIKVRDAERAEVRRVATAALPTVFGDFQAAAYRTRDGAEHLAIVLGDVAAQGVSEDGVLVRVHSECLTGDIIGSLRCDCGAQLEHALAAITREGCGAVIYLRGHEGRGIGLANKITAYSLQDDGLDTVDANVVQGLPVDARDYGHAAGILADLGVHNVRLISNNPAKSVALREHGLSVVEQVGVPYAENPHNVRYLRAKENRMGHQKFDIVAM, from the coding sequence GTGACGGAGGCCGAGGTGGTCGCCGTGTGCAGGTCGATTCATCGCGAAGGGTGGGTTCCTCAGGTGGTCCGTAAGACCAGAGAGCTGGAGCGTGCTGCTCAGGCAGTGCGTTCGGCCGTCGAGGCGCTTGCGTCAGGTGGGCTGGTCGTAGTCGCCGATGACCATGAACGCGAGAACGAGGGCGATCTGATCGCGGCGGGCGCTCTGATAACCGCGGACGCGGTGGCCTTCATGGTGCGGCACACGACCGGCATCCTGTGTGCTCCGATGCCTGCCGCCCGCGCTCGGGAGCTGGGGCTTGGGGACATGGTCCCGAAAAACACGGACCCCCACGGCACCGCGTTCACGATCACCGTCGACCACGGCAGCTGCGGAACGGGCGTGTCGGCACAGGATCGAGCCCTGACTCTGCAGGCCCTGGCCGACCCGGCGGCTGTTGCATCGGAGTTCACCCGGCCCGGCCACATCTTCCCGCTGAAGGCCCGCGAGGGCGGAGTGCTCACCCGTCCCGGGCACACGGAGGCCGCTGTCGACCTCCTGCACCGAACCGACCTCCCGCCAGTCGCGGTGATCAGCGAGATCATCGACGAGGACGGTGATATGGCGCGCGGAGACACGCTCAAGCGGTTCGCCGCGGAGCACGGGCTGCCCTTCCTGACGATCGCGGACCTGATCAAGGTCCGCGACGCGGAGCGTGCCGAGGTGCGACGAGTCGCAACGGCGGCGCTGCCCACGGTGTTCGGCGACTTTCAGGCCGCGGCCTACCGCACCCGCGACGGCGCCGAGCACCTGGCGATCGTGCTCGGCGACGTCGCTGCACAGGGGGTATCCGAAGATGGTGTCCTGGTCCGGGTACACAGCGAATGTCTCACCGGAGACATCATCGGCTCGCTGCGCTGCGACTGCGGCGCCCAGCTCGAGCACGCGCTCGCCGCGATCACCCGCGAAGGCTGTGGCGCCGTCATCTACCTGCGAGGCCACGAAGGCCGCGGAATCGGGCTGGCCAACAAGATCACCGCATACAGCCTCCAGGATGACGGCCTCGACACCGTCGATGCCAACGTCGTCCAGGGCCTACCGGTCGATGCCCGCGACTACGGGCACGCTGCGGGCATCCTGGCCGATCTCGGTGTCCACAACGTTCGCCTCATCAGCAACAACCCAGCAAAGAGCGTCGCGCTCCGCGAGCATGGGCTGTCCGTGGTCGAACAAGTCGGAGTCCCCTACGCGGAAAACCCACACAACGTGCGGTACCTCAGAGCGAAGGAGAATCGCATGGGGCACCAGAAATTCGACATAGTCGCGATGTAG
- a CDS encoding metal-dependent hydrolase family protein — protein MNDIAIEGGLVWAAPGTHHVNGLVVIQNGIITYVGPADDAAVPAGTRRIDATGCTVLPGLIDVHVHLTTNSDHDNVVASSAFRGQVTKPAKLLHGLRNAHRALAAGFTTLRVMGHRDVGEIELRDFVERGLTVGPRLLVSPWWITMTNGHGDLFYPPYTPRRRWDTADGVDECRKLVRLQAREGADFIKVMASGGMSPGEQPHWPNYTVAELTAIVDEAHDLDLRVAAHALSIDGIRRSLAAGVDSIEHGSYLDEPTAKEMAERGTYLVPTMAFNDWCQREGTRRGLTPEGVEDLRDAHDRTLEAFAIARQAGVRIAMGTDSSGTLCPFGAHARELELYVEHGMTPEEALTTATTTAAALLQREHQIGKLAAGFAGDVVVVTGDVLSDIRLLGDQSNIAHVLTAGVDRSDYLAAAASVLS, from the coding sequence GTGAACGACATCGCCATCGAGGGCGGCCTGGTCTGGGCCGCCCCAGGCACACACCACGTGAACGGCCTCGTCGTCATCCAGAACGGGATCATCACGTACGTCGGGCCCGCCGACGATGCCGCGGTGCCCGCCGGGACACGACGTATCGACGCGACCGGCTGCACCGTCCTGCCCGGTCTGATCGACGTGCACGTGCACCTGACGACCAACTCCGACCACGACAACGTGGTGGCGAGCAGCGCCTTCCGCGGGCAGGTGACCAAGCCGGCGAAGCTGCTGCACGGGCTGCGCAACGCCCATCGCGCCCTCGCAGCCGGCTTCACCACCTTGCGGGTGATGGGACACCGCGACGTCGGAGAGATCGAGCTGCGCGACTTCGTCGAGCGGGGCCTGACCGTCGGCCCGCGGCTGCTGGTCTCCCCGTGGTGGATCACCATGACCAACGGCCACGGCGACCTGTTCTACCCGCCCTACACCCCCCGCCGCCGCTGGGACACCGCCGACGGCGTCGACGAGTGCCGCAAGCTTGTCCGGCTGCAAGCTCGCGAGGGCGCCGACTTCATCAAAGTCATGGCCAGCGGCGGAATGTCACCCGGCGAGCAGCCCCACTGGCCGAACTACACCGTCGCCGAGCTCACCGCGATCGTCGACGAGGCACACGACCTCGACCTACGGGTCGCCGCACACGCACTGTCGATCGACGGGATCCGCCGCAGCCTCGCCGCCGGGGTCGACAGTATCGAGCACGGCTCCTACCTGGACGAGCCCACCGCCAAGGAGATGGCCGAGCGTGGCACCTACCTGGTGCCGACCATGGCCTTCAACGACTGGTGCCAACGCGAAGGAACCCGCCGCGGACTCACCCCCGAGGGCGTGGAGGACCTGCGCGACGCCCATGACCGCACGCTCGAGGCCTTCGCCATCGCCCGCCAGGCCGGAGTCCGGATCGCCATGGGCACCGACTCCTCCGGCACGCTGTGCCCCTTCGGTGCACACGCCCGGGAGCTGGAGCTCTACGTCGAGCACGGCATGACACCGGAGGAAGCCCTGACCACGGCCACGACTACCGCGGCCGCGCTGCTCCAGCGCGAACACCAGATCGGCAAGCTCGCGGCCGGCTTCGCCGGGGACGTCGTGGTCGTCACCGG
- a CDS encoding plasmid pRiA4b ORF-3 family protein has product MPAPRVTAKTKIFEFEIVLEEVQPPVRRRVQVPGEVNLAVLHEVVQSAMGWTNSHLHEFEIGGRRYGVPDPDWDGQQVTDEAKGKLFRLVKPGDRFGYLYDFGDNWTHQLTVEKIVSPEPGVRYPRCVSGQGACLPEDVGGPWGYEEFQAVAADPSHPEHDERLEWAGGQFDPHRFDLDEADRALEWLAWRPLTSLS; this is encoded by the coding sequence ATGCCCGCGCCTCGCGTGACTGCGAAGACGAAGATCTTCGAGTTCGAGATCGTGTTGGAGGAGGTCCAGCCGCCGGTCCGGCGCCGCGTGCAGGTCCCGGGCGAGGTGAACCTGGCCGTGCTGCATGAGGTGGTGCAGTCGGCGATGGGCTGGACCAACTCGCATCTGCACGAGTTCGAGATCGGCGGGCGCCGCTACGGGGTCCCGGACCCGGACTGGGACGGCCAGCAGGTCACCGACGAGGCCAAGGGCAAGCTGTTCCGCCTGGTCAAGCCCGGTGACCGGTTCGGCTACCTGTACGACTTCGGCGACAACTGGACCCACCAGCTCACCGTGGAGAAGATCGTCTCGCCGGAGCCGGGTGTGCGCTATCCGCGGTGTGTGTCCGGGCAGGGGGCCTGCCTGCCGGAGGACGTCGGGGGCCCCTGGGGCTACGAGGAGTTCCAGGCCGTGGCGGCCGACCCGTCGCATCCCGAGCATGACGAGCGCCTCGAGTGGGCCGGCGGACAGTTCGACCCGCACCGCTTCGACCTCGACGAGGCCGATCGGGCCCTGGAGTGGCTGGCCTGGCGGCCGCTCACCTCCCTGTCATAG
- a CDS encoding PfkB family carbohydrate kinase — protein MTQPARRRKRPTMKDVAEHARVSVSTVSYVLNDSGPVAPERRDRVLDAVRVLEYSPNESARNLKRRSVCTIGMIVPELTNQFFAMVTEGVQRAASARDVLVVLVVPDATEKPEENQAELLRSQRIDGVIYLSGTGSMPASIYELARSGPVVLVDEQIPGMVLPAVVCQARKGAREVAAHVMEHGHRRVAVIGGPPSLWTAQQRLAGYREAFAGAGLDPDSVHVFAGDYRQASGRELAAKALAAEPRPTALICMNDLMAIGAMEHCREVGLRVPEDVSVVGFDDLPVSALLTPRLTTVRQPAYDMGFRAASVLFDLLENDESGAIGELPGHCPGAGLCVSAVGGRMTPRVVVVGAVNVDLVVQADRLPGPGETVVGPGVERHGGGKGANAAVAAARAGAEVRYCGAVGADDTGAGALAELRAEGIDVTDVAVLEGVATGVALIVVDVQGENQIAVGAGANAAVDPAAVRKAVARSAEWAGCVLVSTEIPSDAVAAAVETAVAHGLACVLNPAPVTPGLVDLLGLGPVVTPNRSELRDLYALLETGAIDPERTTVPEMAAAVADRTGAPVVVTLGGDGVLVIDPERQATPLPAPPATVRDTTGAGDTFNGVLAAALAAGAAVPDAAARGVAAASLSVGAVGARAGMPHARAIDDAIAQGAPTG, from the coding sequence GTGACACAGCCCGCCCGCAGGCGCAAACGGCCCACCATGAAGGACGTCGCCGAGCACGCCCGGGTGTCCGTGAGCACGGTGAGCTACGTGCTGAACGACTCCGGCCCGGTCGCCCCGGAGCGGCGCGACCGGGTGCTCGACGCCGTGCGCGTCCTGGAGTACTCACCGAACGAGTCCGCACGCAACCTTAAGCGGCGCAGCGTCTGCACCATCGGGATGATCGTGCCCGAGCTGACCAACCAGTTCTTCGCGATGGTCACCGAAGGTGTGCAGCGGGCCGCCTCGGCACGGGACGTCCTGGTGGTTCTGGTCGTGCCGGACGCCACCGAGAAGCCGGAAGAGAATCAGGCCGAGCTCCTGCGCAGCCAGCGCATCGACGGCGTGATCTACCTGTCCGGGACCGGGTCCATGCCGGCGTCGATCTACGAGCTGGCCCGCTCCGGGCCGGTCGTGCTGGTCGACGAGCAGATCCCCGGGATGGTCCTGCCTGCAGTGGTGTGCCAGGCCCGCAAGGGGGCCCGGGAAGTCGCGGCCCACGTCATGGAGCACGGGCACCGCAGGGTCGCGGTCATCGGCGGGCCGCCCAGCCTGTGGACGGCCCAGCAACGGTTGGCCGGGTACCGGGAGGCGTTCGCCGGGGCCGGGCTCGACCCGGACTCGGTGCACGTGTTCGCCGGTGACTACCGGCAGGCGTCCGGGCGCGAGCTCGCGGCGAAGGCCCTGGCCGCCGAGCCACGGCCGACTGCGCTGATCTGCATGAACGACTTGATGGCGATCGGGGCGATGGAGCATTGCCGCGAGGTGGGGCTCCGGGTGCCGGAGGACGTGAGCGTCGTCGGCTTCGACGATCTCCCGGTCTCGGCCTTGCTCACGCCGCGGTTGACCACCGTGCGTCAGCCCGCGTACGACATGGGCTTCCGGGCGGCGTCGGTTCTGTTCGACCTGCTGGAGAACGACGAGTCCGGCGCGATCGGCGAGCTTCCCGGCCACTGTCCAGGTGCGGGACTCTGTGTGTCCGCCGTCGGTGGTCGCATGACGCCGCGGGTGGTGGTGGTCGGCGCGGTCAACGTCGACCTGGTGGTGCAGGCCGACCGGCTGCCGGGGCCGGGGGAGACCGTGGTCGGTCCAGGCGTCGAGCGGCATGGAGGCGGGAAGGGCGCGAACGCGGCGGTCGCCGCGGCCCGGGCCGGCGCCGAGGTCCGCTACTGCGGCGCGGTGGGTGCGGACGACACCGGGGCCGGTGCCCTGGCGGAGCTGCGCGCGGAGGGGATCGACGTCACCGACGTGGCGGTGCTCGAGGGTGTCGCCACCGGCGTCGCCCTGATCGTCGTCGACGTGCAGGGGGAGAACCAGATCGCCGTGGGGGCCGGGGCGAACGCGGCCGTGGACCCGGCGGCGGTGCGCAAGGCCGTGGCGCGCTCGGCGGAGTGGGCGGGCTGTGTGCTGGTCAGCACCGAGATTCCGTCGGACGCGGTGGCCGCAGCGGTGGAGACCGCGGTGGCGCACGGGCTGGCGTGCGTGCTCAACCCGGCGCCGGTGACCCCCGGGCTGGTGGACCTGCTCGGGCTCGGCCCGGTCGTCACCCCCAACCGGTCGGAGCTGCGGGACCTGTACGCGCTGCTCGAGACCGGTGCGATCGATCCGGAGAGGACGACCGTGCCGGAGATGGCGGCCGCGGTGGCCGACCGGACGGGCGCGCCTGTCGTGGTGACCCTCGGCGGCGACGGCGTGCTGGTCATCGACCCCGAGCGGCAGGCGACGCCCCTGCCCGCCCCGCCCGCCACGGTCCGGGACACCACGGGCGCGGGCGACACCTTCAACGGGGTGCTCGCAGCCGCGCTGGCCGCCGGAGCCGCGGTCCCCGACGCCGCGGCCCGCGGCGTGGCGGCGGCCTCGCTGTCGGTCGGCGCGGTCGGGGCACGGGCCGGCATGCCGCACGCCCGGGCGATCGACGACGCGATCGCCCAGGGCGCGCCCACGGGCTGA
- a CDS encoding LLM class flavin-dependent oxidoreductase: MALKFWVTAPFFYSDMDRPWGELLQDMLTIVDTAERLGFEGVAINENVFQNYVANPSALAFAALAAARTTRLRILPGVVVLPSYNPLLIASEMAMLDHLAPGRLGIGVARGGGRYQLDRIGVDPAKSREIYEEALEIIQKVWVEDNVTYDGRYFSFPRTTLVPKPATQPGPDLWVASQSVDGVRKVAAQGHNLLTAPNWGNFEPHGDLEALLEAFNAAAAESGSPRGEVMVYRHTWLGRTEADALEFFDDMVSEYNHYLALTQTVSQGTREDRLKARGTGEKVEFVEAGRVVPANESPSSEGLWEKYSDPVLTTADKMIERFKQMEAMGVDHLACLIAWGQPIEAVVAQMELMAEQVLPAFAEGPTPSRA; the protein is encoded by the coding sequence ATGGCACTGAAGTTCTGGGTGACGGCACCCTTCTTCTACTCGGACATGGACCGTCCGTGGGGCGAGCTCCTGCAGGACATGCTGACGATCGTCGACACCGCCGAGCGGCTCGGTTTCGAGGGCGTCGCGATCAACGAGAACGTGTTCCAGAACTACGTCGCGAACCCCAGCGCCCTGGCCTTCGCCGCGCTCGCGGCGGCCCGCACCACGCGGCTGCGGATCCTGCCCGGCGTGGTGGTGCTCCCGAGCTATAACCCGCTACTGATCGCGTCGGAGATGGCGATGCTGGACCACCTGGCGCCGGGCCGCCTGGGTATCGGTGTGGCCCGGGGCGGCGGCCGGTACCAGCTGGACCGGATCGGGGTGGACCCCGCCAAGTCGCGGGAGATCTACGAGGAGGCGCTGGAGATCATCCAGAAGGTGTGGGTCGAGGACAACGTGACCTACGACGGCCGCTACTTCTCGTTCCCGCGCACCACGCTCGTGCCCAAGCCCGCCACTCAGCCCGGCCCTGACCTGTGGGTCGCCTCGCAGAGCGTCGATGGCGTGCGGAAGGTGGCCGCGCAGGGGCACAACCTGCTCACGGCGCCCAACTGGGGCAACTTCGAGCCGCACGGGGACCTCGAGGCGCTCCTCGAGGCCTTCAACGCCGCGGCCGCCGAGAGCGGCTCGCCGCGCGGCGAAGTCATGGTCTACCGGCACACGTGGCTGGGGCGGACCGAGGCCGACGCGCTCGAGTTCTTCGACGACATGGTCAGCGAGTACAACCACTACCTCGCGCTCACCCAGACCGTCAGCCAGGGCACCCGTGAGGACCGCCTCAAGGCGCGTGGCACGGGCGAGAAAGTCGAGTTCGTGGAGGCCGGCCGCGTCGTGCCCGCGAACGAGTCGCCGTCGTCGGAAGGCCTCTGGGAGAAGTACTCCGACCCGGTCCTCACCACGGCGGACAAGATGATCGAGCGGTTCAAGCAGATGGAGGCGATGGGCGTCGACCACCTCGCCTGCCTGATCGCCTGGGGCCAGCCCATCGAGGCGGTCGTCGCCCAGATGGAGCTGATGGCCGAGCAGGTCCTGCCCGCCTTCGCCGAGGGCCCCACGCCCTCCAGGGCCTGA
- a CDS encoding cupin domain-containing protein, with amino-acid sequence MDSFATGTAVDVWGAETGQIEGTSTDEIFVVIEGKAQVTFHSTGETIVIGPGDIVRLFAGQSNTWRTIEQLRKVSFYVPPVATGS; translated from the coding sequence TTGGACAGCTTCGCCACCGGCACGGCGGTCGACGTCTGGGGAGCGGAGACGGGGCAGATCGAGGGCACGTCGACCGACGAGATCTTCGTGGTGATCGAGGGCAAGGCCCAAGTCACCTTCCACAGCACCGGCGAGACAATCGTCATCGGGCCGGGAGACATCGTTCGGTTGTTCGCAGGCCAGTCGAACACCTGGCGGACGATCGAGCAGCTCCGCAAGGTCTCCTTCTACGTGCCACCAGTCGCGACCGGGTCCTGA
- a CDS encoding glutamine amidotransferase, protein MPDNLSTSPLRVLVAGESWIKHTIHMKGFDQFHSTEYEEGAGVFLDCVRAAGHELTYVRGHEISALFPKTAEALDAFDVVVISDIGSNSFLLPDETFLRSEKSPNKLGLVADYVGRGGGLVMIGGYLSFTGIDGKARYGMSPLADVLPVDLMPTDDRVEISDGLKVDVCDPAHPVLGGTPGEWPMLLGYNRTFPKEGSTVVARTGDDPLLVVGEYGRGRSVAFTSDLAPHWAPPEFVEWEHYAALWTSILSWAAGGPRGQ, encoded by the coding sequence GTGCCCGACAACCTGAGCACATCCCCGCTGCGCGTCCTGGTCGCGGGTGAGTCCTGGATCAAGCACACGATCCACATGAAGGGTTTCGACCAGTTCCACTCCACCGAGTACGAGGAGGGGGCCGGCGTCTTCCTGGATTGCGTGCGGGCGGCGGGTCATGAGCTGACCTACGTGCGTGGTCACGAGATCAGCGCGCTGTTCCCGAAGACGGCGGAGGCGCTGGACGCGTTCGACGTCGTGGTCATCTCCGACATCGGGTCGAACTCGTTCCTGTTGCCTGATGAGACGTTCCTGCGCTCGGAGAAGTCCCCGAACAAGCTGGGCCTGGTGGCGGACTACGTCGGCCGCGGTGGTGGGTTGGTGATGATCGGGGGGTATCTGTCGTTCACCGGGATCGACGGCAAGGCGCGCTACGGGATGAGCCCGCTGGCGGACGTGCTGCCGGTGGACCTGATGCCCACCGACGATCGGGTTGAGATTTCCGACGGGCTGAAGGTGGATGTGTGCGACCCGGCCCATCCGGTGCTGGGCGGCACGCCGGGCGAGTGGCCGATGCTGCTGGGCTACAACCGGACCTTCCCGAAGGAGGGTTCCACCGTCGTCGCGCGGACCGGTGATGACCCGCTGCTGGTGGTGGGGGAGTACGGCCGGGGCCGTTCGGTGGCTTTCACCTCGGACCTCGCCCCACACTGGGCCCCGCCGGAGTTCGTGGAGTGGGAGCACTACGCGGCACTGTGGACGTCGATACTGTCCTGGGCCGCAGGCGGTCCCCGAGGTCAGTGA
- a CDS encoding oxidoreductase has translation MLLDPLKVRGLELPNRVVMAPMSQRSADETGCASSWHLVHYGSRAVGGVGLVMIEDSAVSPEGRGHGGALGLYTDEQAAALAPIVEFCHEQGAKVGVQLGHTGRKAFTDSAALNQVVGATGAPFNASSHQPHALTDEEICDLVAAFGQAAARASQVGVDVIEIHASNGYLIHEFLSPLTNHRSGPYGGGPEANSRFLLEIVEQVRAACGPGMPLFVRLAIDDLADGGWHADDAIPVIHQLSRAGCDAIDAAAGGAVEGASSFEIPVDFRNLAAQVRERTGMPTIVAGGISSAEAAEAALAGRDCDLVAIGRLLLTNPFWVNSLKEPTQAK, from the coding sequence ATGTTGCTCGACCCCCTCAAGGTTCGGGGCCTGGAGCTGCCGAATCGGGTCGTCATGGCGCCGATGTCGCAGCGCTCCGCTGACGAGACCGGGTGCGCGAGTAGTTGGCATCTGGTGCACTACGGCTCGCGTGCGGTCGGTGGTGTCGGGCTCGTGATGATCGAGGACTCGGCGGTCTCGCCCGAGGGCCGCGGCCACGGCGGCGCTCTTGGCCTCTACACCGATGAGCAGGCCGCGGCGCTGGCGCCCATCGTGGAGTTCTGCCACGAGCAGGGGGCCAAGGTCGGTGTGCAGCTCGGGCACACCGGGCGGAAGGCCTTCACCGACAGCGCCGCGCTCAACCAGGTCGTAGGCGCTACCGGGGCGCCCTTCAACGCCTCAAGCCACCAGCCCCACGCGCTGACCGACGAGGAGATCTGCGACCTGGTCGCTGCGTTCGGGCAGGCCGCAGCCAGGGCGAGTCAGGTCGGCGTTGACGTGATCGAGATCCACGCCTCGAACGGGTACCTCATTCACGAGTTCCTTTCGCCGCTGACCAACCACCGCTCAGGCCCGTACGGCGGCGGCCCCGAGGCCAACAGTCGCTTCCTGCTGGAAATCGTGGAACAGGTACGCGCAGCCTGCGGGCCGGGAATGCCGCTGTTCGTCCGGCTGGCGATCGACGACCTCGCCGACGGCGGCTGGCATGCTGACGACGCCATCCCGGTCATCCACCAACTCAGCCGGGCCGGCTGCGATGCCATCGACGCCGCGGCCGGCGGCGCAGTCGAGGGCGCGTCATCGTTCGAGATCCCGGTCGACTTCCGCAACCTCGCCGCACAGGTCCGCGAACGCACTGGTATGCCGACCATCGTCGCCGGCGGCATCAGCAGCGCAGAAGCAGCCGAAGCCGCGCTTGCCGGCAGGGACTGCGACCTCGTCGCGATCGGACGGCTCCTGCTCACCAACCCCTTCTGGGTCAACTCCCTGAAGGAGCCGACACAGGCCAAATGA
- a CDS encoding ribose-phosphate diphosphokinase, whose amino-acid sequence MTASLQRGYDKRLMLFSGRANPVLAEEIARQLGVDLGPITLKTFSNDEMYCRFDESIRGADVFLVQPMCANPAAGVNANDALLELLVMVDAAVGASAHRVIAVTPWYGYSRQDKKSAPREPISARMVARTLEAVGVDRVLTMDLHAGQLQGFFGIPVDHMTALMMLADHFAGLDDDLVVVAPDAGRVKLNKQFATRMGAGLAILDKERPAQQVAEIGHVIGDVRGKTAIIVDDIIDTAGTLRAAGEAVSRAGARRVFAAATHPVFSGRAYENLAASPFERIVVTDTIPLRPGAPSTIDVVSCAPLLADSIRRIFTDDSVSEVFGGKNHLF is encoded by the coding sequence ATGACGGCGTCGCTACAGCGGGGCTACGACAAGCGGCTGATGCTGTTCTCCGGTCGGGCGAATCCCGTCCTGGCCGAGGAGATCGCCCGCCAGCTCGGTGTCGACCTCGGCCCGATCACGCTCAAGACCTTCTCCAACGACGAGATGTACTGCCGGTTCGACGAGTCGATCCGCGGTGCGGACGTCTTCCTCGTCCAACCCATGTGCGCCAACCCGGCCGCCGGGGTCAACGCCAACGACGCGCTGCTCGAGCTGCTGGTCATGGTGGACGCGGCGGTCGGGGCGAGCGCCCACCGGGTGATCGCGGTGACCCCCTGGTACGGCTATTCGCGGCAGGACAAGAAGTCCGCCCCGCGGGAGCCGATCTCGGCGCGGATGGTCGCGCGCACGCTCGAGGCGGTCGGCGTGGACCGGGTGTTGACCATGGACCTGCATGCGGGGCAGCTGCAGGGGTTCTTCGGAATACCCGTCGACCACATGACCGCGCTGATGATGCTTGCCGACCACTTCGCCGGCCTGGACGACGATCTTGTGGTGGTCGCGCCGGACGCGGGCCGGGTCAAGCTGAACAAGCAGTTCGCGACCCGGATGGGCGCCGGGCTCGCGATCCTGGACAAGGAGCGACCCGCCCAGCAGGTGGCCGAGATCGGGCACGTGATCGGGGACGTGCGAGGGAAGACCGCGATCATCGTCGACGACATCATCGACACCGCGGGCACGTTGCGCGCCGCGGGGGAGGCGGTGTCCCGGGCCGGTGCGCGGCGGGTGTTCGCCGCGGCGACGCACCCGGTGTTCAGCGGCCGGGCCTACGAGAACCTCGCGGCCTCGCCGTTCGAGCGGATCGTCGTCACCGACACCATCCCGCTCCGCCCGGGCGCGCCGTCGACGATCGACGTCGTATCCTGCGCCCCGCTGCTCGCCGACTCCATCCGCCGGATCTTCACCGACGACTCGGTCAGCGAGGTCTTCGGCGGCAAGAACCACCTCTTCTAG